Proteins from a single region of Primulina tabacum isolate GXHZ01 chromosome 5, ASM2559414v2, whole genome shotgun sequence:
- the LOC142545650 gene encoding uncharacterized protein LOC142545650 has translation MEKSEESGSPGWSASFFMQTTEDVAKAVAAAAAAAAVHSPRPSVVYSSKLESGGQLHKLQQHVSRIIKGLSSPPEVKRGPYNPEILTSQKRQWASFQLQSLDHRVWKEPSNLFESMIVVGLPPSSDIQALQNLYFARKYEGSGRLRSALGGPHQSRVEPNLEPRVLFVYPPGKQLPLKYKDLLSFCFPAGVEVNAVERTPSMSELNEILLGQEHLKQSDLSFVFRLQVADDSTLYGCCVLVDEIVQKPSGLITMMSDGHPFSSSLGRHILTTRRCYCILSRVPFFELHFGVLNSIFTEERLERLTKEIYNLDLESPVSYDEDETLEESSCLPLEDGEGATLNGSVEERVTNDTFFFKKQSLNDDSNIKKGSGVDVSVVDASIENNIEGNQSVECRPPNLENNIAGNQSVECRPPNPTLPLLQFQQLESSESSSSIQGSPSDYRHFRSDMDEAEVEEASSSGQDVLSEHSDITDWAKANNHGSLCIICEYYRLNCPTRGSTLKFHPLDHLHPLEYHRPNETVLHVAGSTIDLTSCSTSLELAEVHSALMVEEEAAALSVWAVACLCGSLRLEHVLTLFAGALLEKQIVVVCSNLGILSAIVLSIIPLIRPYQWQSLLMPVLPNDMLDFLDAPVPYIVGVKNKTTEVQSKMTNVVLVDANRNQMKSPAIPQLPQQRELYSCLSPFHEKLVGESYLGKKRPVYDCTPVQVEAARAFLGVLRSYLDSLCSNIRSHTITNVQSNNDKVSLLLKESFIDSFPSRDRPFMKLFLDTQLFSVHTDFVLSFFQKE, from the exons ATGGAGAAAAGTGAAGAGTCGGGTAGCCCTGGGTGGAGTGCATCATTCTTCATGCAAACAACTGAAGATGTAGCTAaagctgttgctgctgctgctgctgctgcagctGTTCATTCTCCACGACCTTCTGTGGTATATTCATCAAAATTGGAAAGTGGGGGCCAGCTTCATAAACTTCAGCAGCATGTATCTAGAATTATTAAGGGTCTATCGAGTCCTCCTGAAGTGAAACGTGGACCTTACAACCCAGAAATTCTTACTAGTCAAAAACGTCAATGGGCGAGCTTTCAATTGCAGTCCCTG GATCACAGAGTCTGGAAGGAGCCATCGAATCTCTTTGAGAGCATGATAGTCGTTGGGCTTCCTCCCAGTTCTGATATTCAAGCACTACAAAATCTTTACTTTGCTAGAAAGTATGAAGGCTCTGGGAGGCTTCGAAGTGCTCTTGGTGGTCCGCATCAGTCTCGTGTAGAACCTAATCTTGAGCCTCGG GTTTTGTTCGTTTACCCTCCAGGCAAACAGTTGCCACTCAAATACAAGGATCTCCTTTCATTTTGCTTTCCTGCAGGAGTAGAG GTTAATGCTGTGGAGAGAACTCCATCAATGAGTGAATTGAACGAGATACTTTTGGGACAG GAACATCTGAAACAGAGTGATTTGTCCTTTGTCTTCCGGCTGCAG GTGGCAGATGATTCAACTCTCTATGGTTGCTGTGTTTTGGTTGATGAAATCGTACAAAAGCCATCAGGATTGATTACTATGATGTCAGATGGGCATCCCTTTTCTTCTAGCCTTGGCCGACATATTTTGACCACACGTCGCTGTTACTGCATTCTTTCGAGGGTGCCGTTTTTTGAACTGCATTTTGGAGTATTGAATAG CATTTTCACTGAAGAGAGATTGGAACGGTTAACAAAGGAGATATATAACTTGGATCTGGAGTCACCTGTGAGCTATGACGAAGATGAAACACTGGAAGAAAGCAGTTGTTTACCACTGGAAGATGGAGAAGGTGCAACGTTAAATGGATCGGTTGAAGAAAGAGTGACAAATGatacatttttctttaaaaagcaAAGTCTAAATGATGACAGTAATATAAAGAAGGGATCTGGTGTTGATGTTTCCGTGGTTGATGCTTCTATTGAGAATAACATTGAAGGCAATCAATCAGTGGAATGTCGTCCACCAAATCTTGAGAATAACATTGCAGGCAATCAATCAGTGGAATGCCGTCCACCAAATCCTACTTTACCATTATTACAGTTTCAGCAACTGGAAAGCTCTGAATCTTCCTCAAG TATTCAGGGCTCTCCAAGTGACTATAGACATTTCAGGAGTGATATGGATGAGGCTGAAGTGGAAGAGGCATCATCATCTGGCCAAGATGTCCTCAGTGAACATAGCGATATAACTGATTGGGCAAAG GCAAACAATCATGGATCCTTGTGTATAATTTGTGAATATTATCGTTTAAATTGTCCAACACGTGGTTCAACCCTCAAATTCCACCCTTTGGATCATTTGCATCCTCTCGAGTATCACAGACCAAATGAAACAGTCTTACATGTTGCTGGATCAACAATTGATTTGACATCATGCAGCACGAGTTTGGAGTTAGCAGAG GTCCACAGTGCGTTAATGGTGGAGGAGGAGGCCGCTGCTTTATCTGTATGGGCTGTTGCTTGCTTATGTGGTTCCCTCCGACTGGAGCAT GTATTGACTTTATTTGCAGGTGCTCTTCTGGAAAAGCAGATTGTGGTCGTTTGTTCAAATTTG GGTATTTTGTCAGCTATAGTTTTGTCAATTATACCACTGATTCGTCCGTATCAATGGCAGAGCTTATTAATGCCG GTCTTGCCAAATGACATGCTGGACTTTCTTGATGCACCTGTCCCTTACATA GTAGGTGTGAAGAACAAGACTACCGAAGTGCAGTCGAAGATGACAAATGTCGTACTCGTGGATGCAAACAGAAACCAG ATGAAATCACCAGCGATACCCCAGTTACCTCAACAGAGAGAACTATATTCGTGCCTTAGTCCATTCCACGAGAAGCTCGTGGGAGAAAGTTACTTGGGGAAGAAAAGACCAGTTTATGATTGTACTCCAGTACAG GTCGAAGCTGCCCGAGCATTTTTAGGAGTGTTGCGATCTTACTTGGATTCTCTATGTTCTAACATTCGGTCTCATACAATCACTAATGTCCAATCTAACAATGATAAG GTATCTTTGTTACTAAAGGAGAGTTTCATTGATTCTTTCCCCAGTCGAGACCGACCTTTTATGAAG CTTTTCTTGGATACACAGCTCTTCTCTGTACATACAGATTTTGTGCTCTCTTTTTTCCAGAAAGAATAG